Part of the Oncorhynchus nerka isolate Pitt River linkage group LG14, Oner_Uvic_2.0, whole genome shotgun sequence genome is shown below.
tttgtttccacgtcatttcaatgaaactacgctgaattgacatctgtgcccagtgggtacagAGTCAAAAGGGCTATATCTGTAGCTCTACAAGGGAGGCATATCTCAGGCCAAACCATTCACCAAATAACAAGCAGGCCAGTCAACCTTAAAATGTACATTAACTGATGTCCACTGAAGAGCCTACTGTTAGGCCTACTGAAGTAATAATGTCAACATCATAACTTATCCATTTGTATATCAATATCTGGCCATCAAGATAGATATTTGGTAGTTTCTTCTTTTCATGGTTTGAGtcctaaattaaattaaaattatttCAAGCTGCAAGAATAAATGGCAACATTTGAGTGGCCCAAACGAGCAGTAAACTACAGTATCTATGTAGATTAAGGACTAGTTGAGGGAGGTGGTCAAATCATCCTGTGAAGTTTGCCCACATAAACATTGACCGGCCATGACTGGCTGCATTTAACAAATGGACATAGATCTTTGCAAGCTGAGAAGTGCAATCATATTACAGTTGTTGTTGTTAAAAGCTGTTCATGTGGCCTCTTAACGGGAAATGTATCGATTAGCTCGTTCAACAAGGGCTCTAATTGCTTTATTTCAGTATCTTGTTTAACTCCCTATACAGCCAGCATACCTCGTGGATTAATATGATAAGGCCTTGCAACAATACGTCAATTGATTAAATTCAGCTCTGTTGCCACTGCAGTACTTTAATCATGACAATATATAATTATGACCACGAGAATCACTTCCTGGAAAAAGCCAGCACATTATGTCACATATTTTAGGCTACCAACGCCCATCTACTGTATTGACAGAAGTTCACATTGTGTTTTGCGCAATTTACAGTAAAACATTGGATATTATTTAAATGCGCACATGACATTATAAAGTCATGTATTCAAAGATGTCGTCGGATCTCAAAATGTCATAGCCAAGTTTACCAGACGACTCGTTAAAGAATTGCTTAACTAATGAAAACCGCTGCGAAAACTTTTGGAAAACATCCCAATAACTGTTTAAGCCTATTGAAGAAACATTGAAATGTTCATATGCAATAATGCTTGTCTAAAAACTCACCTTTTCATTCGCTGTAGTTTGAGGAAGAAAAGCAAATAATTGGTATGATCTGTTTTTCTCTTCCTATTGGTCATATGGTTATCATATTACAGTTAAAGTGACACACCCATAGAGAGAGAGCTAAACTTGGGTGGTGGTTAAACAAGTTGTTGAACAAATGTCAGCATATTTTCCTGGTCAACATGGAAACTATACTAACTTACACTCCTTTGACAAATAACTGACAATAGAATTTGACCAATGCTATTAAAACATCTGCTGATGGTAACTGTGCTTATATTGCTGGGGCTGATGATTGTTTAGGGAGTAATGTAAATAAACTGTCACACATTATCACTATCGATGTTTATGACTCCGTGTACCTCTGCTTAAACGTTTTTACATAAAGTACCCTCTAAAATTATGTTATCATGCCAATTAGGCTCATTTCCTCAGCTGCAGGTAGAGATAGAATATACAAGTCATAATTTACTATTGCATAATGATGACCAGTAATAACAATGTCCTTTAAATTGTGGTTTATTATGAATAAAGAAGACCATAAACATTTTATAGCTGTATGAAGGATATCAAATGTGTGAATATAGACAGAGATGTAATGTGGTAAGGCTATAGATTTGGACCGTGTGGTGTGTCTATCAACAGCATTTTTCAAAGGAGCTTGAGTAAGTCCTCAGTACATTGATGAGGAGAAATAGTTGTTTGCAGTAAGCTTACATAACATATTATTACGCTGGCTGGTGTGCTAATTTACAGTATGGTCATCATGAAATACTGGAATGCAGGTTAAACAAGGTATCTTACTCTTCTATTTGGTGGGAGGAAGTACCAGGTTCTCATGCATTGTCACTGTTGTTGAGTAGATAGCCACTGCCTGGCATAAAATGTCTCATATATGTCCATTAATACACATGTGCAAATCCTGATAGTTTAAATCAggtgtgtcaaactcattttgcccAGGGGGCCGCATTCAGTCTTCAAAGAGATCGAGGCGCCATACTGAAAATTGGTTATATTTCTTCACCTTGAAATTTTGCACAAGACAGTCCACTATCCATTGCTTTTCCCCAAAATAATCTGACCCCGCGGACCATGTATTTGACACCTCTGGTAAATGATAATTAACTACACAAAAATATACAAGGTCGataaacaaataaacattttGCAGTCTGTAACAAGAGATTATATTTCACACAATCACTAACTAAAGCGTCAGCTAGGTTTGAGATATCAATAAAAACATCTCGAAACTCAGTTATAAACATTCATGAATTGCATTTGTAGTTTTCCCCATTATGTCTACTCTATTTTGCATTGCACTGTTTAAAAAAAAGCTACTCAGGATGAATGCATAAGTACGCTTTTTTGTGTTTTCCATAGTAGTAACAATCCTCTTGGAAGTTGTTGGACTCCACCACTTCCTTATAGTGGCTGACAGCATGCACCAAGCAGTTGGGGAGACTTCTGCTGAGGACCTGAGCCACATCCATCATGTTTCCCTTCAGTTTCTGCCCCTCAATTTCTTGCTGAATCTGACCCTTGTTGATAGGCTTAGGCTGTACACTGAAAGAGATCACCACTTTGATGTTGTTCTTGGTCAACACATCAAAGTAATTAgctcctcctctacttccatgGTACTTCTTTCCAGCTAGCCAGTTGAAAAAGAAAATGCGCTCCTTGTCATTGAAGACCCTGATAGACCAGCTCACCCAGTCAAATTTCTTAATAAGGGTGTCTAATAGGGATTTGGTGAAGTCAAGGTCAACACTGCCAGGTTTCTCCTGAAGATGATGTTCCATGTCCAGTTTGGCTTGATCAGCGAAGTTTTCTGTGCAATCATCCACCGCTGCTTTCATGCGGTTCTCAACATCTTCCATACGCTCCTGCCACTTCTTCACCATCTCATCCCCCACAACCCCTTCCTTGAGGCTGGCATAACCCATGACAGCAATGATGCCCACCACAAAGAGCTTCTTAAGCCTGGCACAGAAATCTTCTACCGCCCTTCTACTCCTTTGTTCTGTGGAAACCACTGTCTCCAGCATGGGGTCACCTGAGGTATTGTCCCCGGTAACGGCATTATAGAGCGCGTCCAGGTTCAAGTCCGTGTCCGTGTTCTCATAATGGCTGAGGAACTTCTCCATCTTCTTCTCTTTGAACTTGGGCTTGGCGTTGACAAAGTCCTGGAACTTTTCGTACTGGCTGAGCATTTGTGCCTCACGGTCAAAGTTCTGCTTATTCAAGGAGGTCCTCTGCAGCTCCAGGGCGATTTGTTCGATCTCAGCCTGGATGCCTTCCAGTTTTTGGTTGACCATGCTGAACTGCTCAGTCAGGTAACGTGCATCCTGCCCTTCCGGGTTGCTGAGGATCTCAGAGGAGGCTACAAACACGGCCTCCAGGACGGGATGGAGCTGACCCACAGTGGCTGCCAGGACTGCGGAGGCCTGTCCCATGATCTCCACCCCCTTCTCGATCTTGCCCCTGTTCTGCACGAGCCATTCTGCCACACTGGTCATTTTGAGGGCTTTGTAACAAAGTAACAATGGCCAAATAGGTCTTCAAAGACTCTTTGACTATGTTGATGtctgaaagagaaagaggaacaAACGATAAAACTATTGTGAAGGTTTGTTGAGGTGAAATAATACATGTGTTAAGGCAGCAACATCAGATTTGGTCTTTTTTTATTTCTAAGGATTAGCTAGCTATTAGTTTGAAGAAGTTTGTGTTGGAGATGGCTCGATCATCATCGTCTTCAGTGGTGTAAATTACTTAAGCAAAattacttgaaagtactacttaagtcattttcttgggtatttgtactttactatttatatttttgacaacttttactttaacCTTTACTTTACTACATGCCTAAAGAGaaaaatatactttttactccatacattttccctgacacccaaaagtatttgttacatttcgatcatcatcgtcatcagtggtgtaaagtacttaagtaaaaatacttgaaagtactacttaagtcattttcttgggtatttgtactttactatttatatttttgacaacttttactttaacttttactttactacattcctaaagaaaataatatactttttactctatacatttaccctgacacccaaaagtattcgttacattttgaatgcaggacagggaaatggtcagagaacatccctggtcatccctactgcctctgatcttgcggactcactaaacacacatgctttgattgtaaattatgtctgagtgttggagtgtgtctctggctatccgtaaataaatttaaaaaacagataatggtgccatctggattgcttaatataaggaatctgaaattatttttgatacttaagtatattttagcaattacattaacttttgatacttaagtattttaAAAACCAAAgtaagtaattttctattaaggtatctttacttttactcaagtatgacaatttggtactttttccaccactgattgtATCTAGCACAAAAAACACGAACAGCATCTAACACAGATTACATCAGACAGTTGGAGTCAAATAGAACAAGCTACTCTCAGCAATAAAACAGACGGAGAACATGTTGGGACTTGCAAGAGTCTAGTTTCATGCCACACCCAGAGTCTCAGGTTTATGACAGGTCTATGACAGGACTCGAGCTTCACAGCTTCAGTGGCACTGACTCACTTCAAACCATGATTTAAAATTAACATACTGAATGTTTATGGGGACTCAGAGCAAATATCAAAAGCAGTGTGTGTACTCTCGCTTTATGACGTGGAGAGTTGCGCAACACTGCAGTGCTGGCTTTTTGGAGTTGAATTGACAAGCCTAACAATAGCCAAGACCCAAATCAAACACAGATGTCCACAACCTGGGGAAAAAGGGGATTTACTTTGTGGACATATTATTTTCAATGTAAAATACACAAAAGAGATGAACTCAAACATATCTCATTCCCCTGAGACAATATCCACTACAGAAAAAAGGCACACCCAGATCCAAGGAAAAAAAATCCACCACTGCACTTGTTCTGTACtgaatttttttttcttctcccacACACTAAAATGTCAGTTAATTGAAAGCAATTGGGTCATTGAATTCACAGCAACTCTATGTACAATGTAGCATCAGTCATTTACATTAgaggaaaaacacaaaatacagaTTCCTATGTACACCCATAGACCGTGGGATTACCAGGTATTGCTGCATGGCAGGATGAATGGTGTCATTTTACATGCTTTCCCAAGGACTACCACGGTACTAATTACGTTAGTCCTATTAAATAAGCTAACATCACTAGTTATTGCTATCCCATTTTTAAGTTAtaacatgtttaaaaaaaaatgttgtgaGTACATTAATTAATTTcaattttgaaatattttgtagaatTCACTTGTAACTCATCACCACATTGAATTGAAGGCATTCTAATAAATAAGAAAATAGTGAAGGAAAATACTTACTGAGCAATTGTCCTGGTTTAGGATATGTCAAGTCTTCACTAGCGAACAAAAATGGTTGACTGTGAGAATGGTAGTCCAAGGGTACAATTAAGAGGAAGAAAAAGGCGAGCCCAAACTATTTTTGTAACCAACCATTTTTACCATGTAACCATTTTGCCTTCTTTTCAATATCACTCAACTTCTCTCAAATACTTTGAACATAGGAGTGCTGAGTAAAATTGTATTGCTACCCATTATTTTCCTTGCCACTTGGGGAAGAAACCAGCCTATAGAGCTCTTATGGAGACCACATCCTTGAGTCATGAGATACCAGCAAGACTACATCCACTTCAATTTCACCTGTTTGTCTTGTCAGTGCACAAAAAGAATGATCTTTCAAAACCAGTTCCTCACTTTTTCATATAGGTCTCAGGGGTACTCTATACTTCTCAAACAAGATCAGGTCATCAAAGAATAGATAGTCTGTGTAAACAAAACTTGACACCCTTGATGGTAATTCAAACTTCCCGGAGAGACAGACAAAATGGAGCACGATAAAGATAAGAGGAAGAAACTCACCTCTAATAGTCCAATAAGGTACACAGGGGGGTGAAGTCCAGTTATCCAACAGTCCAGCTGTGCCTATGAACACCAGCCTCCTAGTGTTGGGATGTatatgtagtctctctctctctctcctctctctcgtcactCCCCCTTTGGaactcctccatcccctctctgcaTTCCAACGGGAACCCACTCAGAGGGACGAGGGGCAGGCACTGAGACAGATAACATCCTGTAAACATTGCCCATGCAAGGACACCACACTGCCATATACACAGAGTCtggaggattgtgtgtgtgcgtgtgcatgtgtgcgtccAACCGTGCAAgtgcgcaggagagcagaaacaAGGGACGCCACAAGCAGCCCTTTGCCACAAATACAAAACCCGGCTTGTTCTGTCTCCACTGAGGTTGCTATGGCCACTGCTTCTTGCCTCTTGCCTGCTAAACAAAGCCACTGAGTTCTGTAAAGTAAGCAAGGATTTTTACAGATAAGCAATTGCAGTTCCCTAAACAGAGGCATTTTTTGGTATTTTCAAAATAGCACACATAAGGGACATCAGAGCTAAAACGTGTGACTTTTTGAACTATTTGAAACTTGGAAATGCATTGTCATTGAAGGCAAGTTATTGGACATTTGGATTGACGCGTAATAATGGAGTTGAAATACACCCTGGAGCTGCAGTGCCCTCAGAGTCACTCCGTCACAGTGCTGAGCAGAGCAGTGAAAGgacctctgtgtctctgtatccACACCATGGGAGACAGCGCTCACCCACTGTCTTTGTGCTTCAGCTCTGACCGTGACACACACTGCCTGATATGACCAATCAGTCCAGTTAACCCtaaagaggaggagatagaggaagaggaggggatatCTGTCAGGTCAGTCATATTGAGGAGGAGTTGGCGAGCTCGCCGGCTACCCCCAGTGTTTTTTGGGTCTCCCTGTATCGTCCCGCTTTCAGATGTCACACTATGCTAAGTCATTACCATCGGAAAGGGGAGGATATGTTTCGCAGGGGCTCAACGGTAGGTGGCATGATGGGTGGTATTGACTGACGGTGGGAGACACGCAAAGCATACTTCCTGAATCCTACTTCCCAAATATTCCACATTACGTCATTTGAGATGTCCCCTATCCTGTCAAAAAAAATTACAGTTCACTATCCAGTGTGTGAAAATCCAAATTCATTCATCCCCCATTACCCATTTGCCAACAGGTTTTGTTGTTCATTTCTGAAGAACAGACTGGAAACTTCAGAAAGATTCCATCTCACATAAAATGTTATCAATGGAAAATAGGGCCTCATTTGAAAAATCATGGCCTTTGTAGGGGATTTAAGCAGACAAGGTGGAACAATGGTAAAGTCATTAAAATAATGACAACCAGGTGAACAAGGTGTGCCAGACAGGTCAGTGTATTGTTAGCTGATGTTTTGTCTGGTTTTACTCAGCTAATAGCCATATCAACTTAACATTCCTGTTCAACAGCTTTAATGTTAATAAACAGGTGGAATAAGCATTGTTTCTCTTATTATTTTATGTGCATAGTGAATCTGCAGACATTATGGCACACTTTGAACTTCTTTGTCTTCTCTTTGATGATCATTCTATGACGGTTTAGTCTATATAACTAAAAGCTCACGTCCAATGTTTTATCTGCTATCTCTAATAATTCCAGACTTGATTAGGATGTACAGTATATTTTGTCAAATGAAAGTGTAAGGGAAATGTTTATGTTTGTGCTATTCTTATAACAaatttctgtgttctattcatgtgctgttctaaATAACGAATTTCTGTGTTCATGGCACAGAAGTGGCTGACTGTacaaatcctcactatcagtagctgcaatttggcagtacgcccagaccttgttttgagaacgaaCGCAAGATATCTCCGTTTCAAGGTCTCAGCATAGAGAGAATGAAGTctcgtgaggtattggtctgtcacgtgttatgaaccagtattggccATTCACATGGATGAAACAAAACGGTAATGATTCATTCATTATGCGAAATCAtacaaatataacttgtctgtgtatagTCATATATACGACAACGGCTGTGACTTCCCAGGCAGAGTtcctgattgacatgtgtactatggtgcattgagttggttggagCCTCTCCAGCACGCTGGCAATAAACAATGATTCATTAAGATTGACTTcgagtgtccctgtgtaagaatttccacGACAAAAGGTAAACAAAAACAGTTGTGTCTTCTCATGCTGAATGGCTGTTGAAATAGAAGATTACCTCAATACTATTGACCACACTTTCTGACCTTGGTCTCTAGTGTTTCCTCCTTGCCACAAGATGTCATCCAAGACATATTGTACCACTTTGCCAGGGGGGGGGAGGGGCCTGTTTGGGCAATAATTATACATATTTTTGCATAATGGGGATAGACAGGATGTCCTTTGTCTATCATTTGTTAATGTTAAGAGAGGACTTAGCACCCGTCATTCCTGGATTTGAGCAACTCCCATGGGAAAACAAATGTGGGTTGGAATGACAGTTTACTGGAAACAGGGTTGAGCAACAAAAATGAAATTGCTTCTCAGGCATAGTGTGTGCTACATTATACGACGTGAGATTCAGCTGGAGGCTCCAAGGTTTGGTCACAGCCAGATACATACTGTAGGTGCATCAACATCATATGTCTGCATCATGAACATATGTGAGTGCTAACATGAGCATAAACTGTGATATCACAATATAATATCATTTCATGGCATACTGCTTAGTTATTAGGTCACTTATGTTATGTACAGGTGTGGTATTTTAATTTGATCACTTTGTTGTCGCTGAGAATATTCCTTCACCGTATTCAAATGAGCCtcgtgatttacataaattcactgaaaacccacagttttctttctctctcgctcgatCAAACGCTAAAGCACCAGACAGAATAAATGTCCTACTACTGTAGTTCCTACAACTGCTACATTCAAATGTACAAAAATGTATCTGAAATGCAACCATACACATTAACAACCATTATTTTATATAACTTAATAAGACAAGATAGATATTGGTCTCCACTACATACAAGTGAATCTGAAAAGCATCCATAGGCTACACCTAAACTATAGCCTACTGTAGCATATCAAAACTAATTTCCAGTTAGAAATCATCCCTTTTGTTTTAAAATAATCAAATCCtgctgctgcaggattattttattCTTGAGAAggaactggtcaaattaagatcctacaccccACTAgtcacaaactggttgaatcaactttgTTTCAAGGTCATTTGTCAAGCTATTGTGACATGGAAATATCAActacaggattatgtcatcatggtaagcAATTTCCAACATAGACAAATATGTTGAATATCTACCTTCGAAACAATGTTCAGGTCTTCAACGTTAGTGTATATCGACTATCAGAAAATAAAAAGAATAGGCTGGGCAGCACCCCCTACTGGAGAATTGATCTACGTACAGATATtaatttggtctcccatccaagatTATATCCAAGACCTGCTtatatttgtcactgactattaCCAGTGCTATCGTGAGAATGATAATTAAATAGCTTCCCTGTTTAATAACTAAATAGATTCCCTGTTGCTATTAAAGTAATTTCAAAtggtaggtttaacagagcaaatgaaatgtaaccatactTTCTAAGTCATATATCATCAATATTTAGGCATATAAAACATTTGTGAAGACATCAATAGCcattgtttcaattcaacccagggTTCAACTAAAAATAGACAATAGGCTACATGCACTGAGTAtagcaaacattaggaacaccttcctaatattgagacgTGTGTGGACTTGATTAGCATGTACATTATATTTCCTCAAATGAAAGGTTATCAAAAACGGTTGTCTCTTATCATGTTGAATGGCTGTTGAAATAGAAGATTAGCTCAATGCTATTGACCACACTTGATCTTTCTGACCTTGGACTCTAGCTCTAGTGTTTCCTCTTTGCCACAAGATGTCACTTTAGTTCACTGGAAAGCCCCCCAGTGTCTCTTCTAAAACAGAAGGTGCCACTTTGCCAGAGAAGGGATTAAATTGACGCAGGGCGGTGTTTGGGGAATAATGGGGATAGACATGATGTACTTGTTCTATAAATAGTTTGTCTTGAATATGGTTGGTTGAGGGTAAACTGGAAGAGCCTTTCATGTCATGAATAGTCTGGTTTGTGGATTATTGTTGCCCCTTACTTCACTGGTTTTTAATTTGCAGGACATTTAGAAAGATTATACAGTTATTTACTATGACTAAGCAGCCTATAGTGACAACAAAACTGGCCTTTGAGAAACACATGAAAATACAGTTGTAGGTCAGAACTGTTTGCTGTTAATATAAAAAGAAACCATCCTTTATTCCGCATGACCACAGTTGTGTTACTTGGAATGAGGGATTGCTCTGCAAACAAAAAGTTGTTACCTTTAAGAGAGGATTTAGCACCCGTCATCCCGGATTTGAGCAACTCCCATGGGAACACAAATGTGGGTTGGAATGACAGTCCATTAGAGAAAGGGTTGATCAACAGCCATGAAAGTGCTTCTCGGGCACAGTGAGTGCTATGAGACGTGAGATAAAGCCGGAGGCTCCAAGGTTGGATCACAGCCAGATACTGTAGGTGCCTCAACATATGCCTGTGTCAACAACATACAGTGCCTAcagaaagttttcacaccccttgacgtTGTCCacctgttgttgtgttacagcctgaatttttttttttactggcctacacaaaataccccataatgtaaacgtgaaattgtgttttttgaacttttttttacatattaataaaaaatgaaaagctgaaatgtcttgagtcaatcagTATTCAACTCCTCTGTTATGGCAAGCCTGAATAGGTtctggagtaaaaatgtgcttaacaaatcccATAATaacttgcatggactcactctgtgtgcaataatagtgttttccATGCTTTTTGAAAgactacttcatctctgtaccccacacataaaatgatctgtaaggtccctcatcagCAGTGAATTtctaacacagattcaaccataaggaccagggaggttttccaatgcctcacaaagaaaggAACCTATTGATAGATGGTAAAAAAAGGCAGcattgaatatccatttgagcatggtgaagttattaattacacgttggatggtgtatcaatacatgcagtcactacagagatacaggcatccttcctaactcagtttccgGAGTGGAAGGAAACCGTTCAGGAATTTCACAATGATGACAATGGTGACATTAaaatagttacagagtttaatggctgtgataggagaaaactgaggatgggtcaacaacattgtagttcctccacagtactaacctaactgacagagtgaaaagaaggaagcctgtacagaataaaacatattccaaaacatgtatcctatttgcaacaaggcactaaagtaatacagcAAAAAATGTGCCAAATCAatttactttttgtcctgaatacaaagtgttatgtttggggcaaatcaaatACAAAACACCACTGACTACCACTCTCCATGTTTTcaatcatagtggtggctgcatcatgttatgggtatgcttgtaatcattaaggacggggagtttttcaggataacaaatacatggaatggagctaagcacaggcaaaatcctagaggaaaacctggttttgtctgctttccaccagacactgggagattaattcacctttcagcaggacaataacttaaaatgCAAGTCCAAATCTACAGTGGAGTAGCTTACCAAGAAGAGTGTGAATGATCCTGAGTATACAagttatagttttgacttaaatctacttgaaaatctattgcAAGACCTGAAtctggctgtctagcaatgatcaacaaccagtttgacagagcttgaagaattttttaaagaataatgggaaaatgttgAACAATCCAGTTGTGgaaatctcttagagacttacccagaaagactcacagatgCAATcgctgcttctacaaagtattgagtaagcagtgttaatacttatgtaaatgtgatatttcttcatttcattttaataaatgttttttttaaaacaacaCTTTGTGATTATAGGGTATTTTGTGT
Proteins encoded:
- the LOC115141092 gene encoding uncharacterized protein LOC115141092 produces the protein MTSVAEWLVQNRGKIEKGVEIMGQASAVLAATVGQLHPVLEAVFVASSEILSNPEGQDARYLTEQFSMVNQKLEGIQAEIEQIALELQRTSLNKQNFDREAQMLSQYEKFQDFVNAKPKFKEKKMEKFLSHYENTDTDLNLDALYNAVTGDNTSGDPMLETVVSTEQRSRRAVEDFCARLKKLFVVGIIAVMGYASLKEGVVGDEMVKKWQERMEDVENRMKAAVDDCTENFADQAKLDMEHHLQEKPGSVDLDFTKSLLDTLIKKFDWVSWSIRVFNDKERIFFFNWLAGKKYHGSRGGANYFDVLTKNNIKVVISFSVQPKPINKGQIQQEIEGQKLKGNMMDVAQVLSRSLPNCLVHAVSHYKEVVESNNFQEDCYYYGKHKKAYLCIHPE